The following proteins come from a genomic window of Halorussus halophilus:
- a CDS encoding FAD-dependent monooxygenase: protein MTEHEHYEAVVVGAGPGGAAAAAALAQNGVETLVLERGVDAGAKNVSGGLLYAEESAPYTIDGLFSDFREEAAERPVTDYYLHNVAGRNVKSFDITDLHEHDTAWSDAVLRRKMDSWLAERVHEKTSETGGGLLTEVRVNGLLRENGEIVGVTCDELDPIRADVIVAADGVNSELARDAGLMDWEEPEEWFQGVKAVVDVPSDVIAERFDVSEGEGAAHLFSGDLFDDVRGGGFLYTNEDSLSIGTVFHLDSLVAEEAEPHELLDNLLTHPLLADWMEGHYDEVEYSAKLVPDSKKVAHPSPHEGRLLLVGDAAGQMQAQGPIIKGMNHAVSAGALAGEAFAEASMRGTPERAGELYERKLNDEGVMKKLRPAGYKVTSALGEHEAVTNVVDSVLTSGVGRRAVRLLGSQLESLYSSPYLSQIVPDTRTPYVTLPTVIAEELGERVEGTSDVEPKSLLDRIGDLTYDTDVGNPHIELQDNSVEASGAAVTACPVSAKDFGGGCYREETVKTNGSEEKLISLDTQPCVECGTCAIVADTEWEHPRGGKGVEFREG from the coding sequence ATGACTGAGCACGAACACTACGAAGCGGTCGTCGTCGGGGCCGGACCCGGCGGGGCCGCCGCGGCGGCAGCACTGGCACAGAACGGCGTCGAGACATTAGTCCTCGAACGGGGCGTCGATGCTGGAGCGAAGAACGTCTCCGGGGGCTTACTCTACGCCGAAGAGTCCGCGCCGTACACCATCGACGGCCTCTTCTCCGACTTCCGCGAGGAGGCCGCCGAGCGACCGGTCACGGACTACTACCTGCACAACGTCGCGGGCCGGAACGTCAAGTCGTTCGACATCACCGACCTGCACGAACACGACACGGCGTGGTCGGACGCAGTACTCCGGCGAAAGATGGACTCGTGGCTCGCCGAACGAGTCCACGAGAAGACTAGCGAGACCGGCGGTGGCCTGCTGACCGAGGTACGAGTCAACGGTCTCCTGCGCGAAAACGGGGAAATCGTCGGCGTCACCTGCGACGAACTCGACCCGATTCGCGCGGACGTTATCGTCGCGGCAGACGGCGTCAACTCCGAACTCGCGCGCGACGCAGGCCTGATGGACTGGGAAGAGCCAGAAGAGTGGTTCCAAGGCGTCAAAGCGGTCGTAGACGTTCCATCGGACGTAATCGCCGAGCGGTTCGACGTGTCCGAAGGAGAGGGCGCGGCCCACCTCTTCTCGGGCGACCTCTTCGACGACGTGCGCGGCGGCGGGTTCCTCTACACCAACGAGGACTCGCTCTCGATTGGGACCGTCTTCCACCTCGACAGTCTCGTTGCGGAGGAAGCCGAACCGCACGAACTGCTCGACAACCTGCTCACGCATCCACTACTGGCCGACTGGATGGAGGGCCACTACGACGAGGTGGAGTACAGCGCGAAGTTGGTGCCGGACTCGAAGAAGGTGGCTCATCCCTCGCCCCACGAGGGCAGGCTTCTGTTAGTCGGCGACGCCGCCGGGCAGATGCAGGCCCAAGGCCCCATCATCAAGGGGATGAACCACGCCGTGAGCGCGGGCGCGCTCGCTGGTGAGGCGTTCGCCGAGGCTTCGATGCGCGGCACGCCGGAGCGCGCTGGCGAACTCTACGAGCGAAAACTGAACGACGAAGGCGTGATGAAGAAGCTTCGGCCTGCTGGCTACAAGGTGACGAGCGCGCTCGGCGAACACGAGGCAGTGACGAACGTCGTCGATTCGGTACTGACTTCCGGGGTCGGACGACGAGCAGTGCGACTGCTCGGCAGTCAACTCGAATCGTTGTATTCCTCGCCGTACCTCTCCCAAATCGTGCCGGACACGCGGACGCCGTACGTCACGTTGCCGACGGTCATCGCCGAGGAGTTGGGCGAACGCGTCGAGGGCACCAGCGACGTCGAGCCGAAGAGCCTGCTGGACCGCATCGGCGACCTGACCTACGACACCGACGTGGGCAACCCACACATCGAACTGCAGGACAACTCCGTGGAAGCGAGCGGCGCGGCGGTGACGGCCTGCCCGGTCAGCGCGAAGGACTTCGGCGGCGGCTGTTACCGCGAGGAGACGGTCAAGACGAACGGAAGCGAGGAGAAGCTAATCAGCCTCGACACCCAACCCTGCGTGGAGTGTGGCACCTGCGCCATCGTCGCAGATACGGAGTGGGAGCATCCCCGTGGCGGCAAGGGCGTGGAGTTCAGGGAAGGATAG
- a CDS encoding electron transfer flavoprotein subunit alpha/FixB family protein, with protein sequence MADFDPGEHTVEELGEKLNAIEDPSELDAALAAEAEGKDRSTAKKAIQERIEEVQAEAETGDGDEDASDDESGATSEADDSEESEAEDADEDSDHVTKDKKHVRALDDGHYEDMWVYCETQGGELLDVSKEMLGKARELMDTYNDDYDSEERVVGVLVGDEMESLAEEVVAYGADVAIYHEDDRLERFRHKPYTEIVADMARGGAEPPNWATGEEGTEPTAEWRDYDKPRYFLFPATNNGRDLSAQTQGELDSGLASDCSGLFIEEELISNPVKTGEPGEKVEFERVLHMKRPDFSGFEYSTILCLDNPDREFHPQGCSVIPGSFDALDPDFEREGELVEHELELPDDWFRVDVPEWDRLDTGVDLTGHEVVVALGRGIGDDPTKGIELGIDLVDAFDDAALGLSRGVVTASYGVDGHVESYVTEERQIGETGQIVQPPLYIAAGISGAVQHKVGMDESDTIVAINTDPEARIRDFSDYFIEGDLFDVLPRLIESLQAGELTMAQAEASDD encoded by the coding sequence ATGGCCGACTTCGACCCCGGCGAACACACCGTCGAGGAACTCGGCGAGAAACTGAACGCCATCGAAGACCCCTCGGAGCTGGACGCCGCGCTGGCCGCCGAAGCGGAGGGCAAAGACCGCTCGACTGCAAAGAAGGCGATTCAGGAGCGAATCGAGGAGGTACAGGCCGAAGCAGAAACGGGCGACGGTGACGAGGACGCGAGCGACGACGAATCGGGAGCCACGAGCGAAGCAGACGACAGCGAAGAAAGCGAAGCAGAAGACGCTGACGAAGACTCCGACCACGTAACCAAGGACAAGAAGCACGTCCGCGCACTCGACGACGGCCACTACGAGGACATGTGGGTCTACTGCGAGACCCAAGGCGGCGAGTTGCTCGACGTGTCCAAGGAGATGCTCGGGAAAGCCCGCGAGTTGATGGACACCTACAACGACGACTACGATTCGGAGGAGCGAGTCGTCGGCGTCCTCGTCGGCGACGAGATGGAATCGCTCGCAGAGGAAGTAGTCGCCTACGGCGCGGACGTGGCGATTTACCACGAAGACGACCGACTCGAACGCTTCCGGCACAAACCGTACACAGAGATTGTTGCGGACATGGCCCGCGGCGGTGCCGAACCGCCCAATTGGGCTACTGGAGAGGAGGGGACCGAACCCACTGCGGAGTGGCGCGACTACGACAAGCCACGCTACTTCCTCTTCCCGGCGACGAACAACGGCCGGGACCTCTCCGCCCAGACGCAGGGCGAACTCGACTCCGGACTCGCCAGCGACTGTTCGGGCCTGTTCATCGAGGAAGAACTCATCTCGAATCCCGTCAAAACCGGCGAACCCGGCGAGAAAGTCGAGTTCGAGCGCGTCCTGCACATGAAGCGGCCGGACTTCTCGGGCTTCGAGTACTCGACTATCCTCTGTCTGGACAACCCCGACCGGGAGTTCCACCCGCAGGGTTGCTCGGTGATTCCGGGCAGTTTCGACGCGCTCGACCCGGACTTCGAGCGCGAAGGCGAACTCGTCGAACACGAACTCGAACTGCCCGACGACTGGTTCCGCGTAGACGTGCCCGAGTGGGACCGCCTCGACACCGGCGTCGATTTGACCGGTCACGAAGTCGTCGTGGCGCTCGGCCGCGGCATCGGCGACGACCCGACGAAGGGCATCGAACTCGGAATCGATTTGGTGGACGCCTTCGACGACGCCGCGCTCGGACTCTCTCGCGGCGTCGTCACTGCCTCCTACGGCGTGGACGGCCACGTCGAGAGCTACGTTACCGAAGAGCGCCAAATCGGCGAGACTGGCCAAATAGTCCAACCACCGCTCTACATCGCTGCCGGAATCTCCGGCGCGGTTCAGCACAAGGTCGGCATGGACGAGTCCGACACTATCGTCGCAATCAACACCGACCCCGAGGCTCGAATCCGAGACTTCAGCGACTACTTCATCGAAGGCGACCTCTTCGACGTGCTTCCCCGCCTCATCGAATCGTTGCAGGCGGGCGAACTGACGATGGCGCAAGCGGAGGCGAGCGATGACTGA
- a CDS encoding electron transfer flavoprotein subunit beta/FixA family protein, translated as MHSVVLTKGVPDFREGQVSFDEDGHLERGRTPTVMNPNDAYALQAALQTKVKHGGTVSVMSMGPPGYESVLEEAMGIYADDLYLLSDREMAAADTWSTAITLSAGIEKIGQPDLVFAGFKTADGETGQTGPQTCWCLDWPIVTHVISMEIDEENDRLRAKRLVEGDADEIETVESPLPTFVVTDPEYEPSYRRAEHRLRHKQLKSETDERVDNYEDHLTTWSAEELDLDPDFIGLDGSPTIVSSVDPIPKAPAEREATMVEPTDEEGMSEVLEEMTPLAGGD; from the coding sequence ATGCACTCGGTAGTGCTGACGAAGGGCGTCCCGGACTTCCGCGAGGGACAGGTGTCGTTCGACGAGGACGGCCACCTCGAACGCGGGCGCACCCCGACCGTGATGAACCCCAACGACGCGTACGCGTTGCAGGCCGCGCTCCAGACGAAGGTCAAGCACGGCGGGACGGTCAGCGTGATGAGCATGGGACCACCGGGCTACGAGAGCGTCTTGGAGGAGGCCATGGGCATCTACGCCGACGACCTGTATCTCCTGTCGGACCGCGAGATGGCCGCCGCGGACACGTGGTCTACGGCCATCACGCTGTCGGCGGGCATCGAGAAAATCGGGCAACCAGACCTCGTCTTCGCGGGGTTCAAGACCGCGGACGGCGAGACCGGCCAGACCGGACCCCAGACCTGCTGGTGTCTCGACTGGCCAATCGTCACCCACGTCATCTCCATGGAGATAGACGAGGAGAACGACCGACTACGCGCCAAACGACTCGTGGAAGGCGACGCAGACGAAATCGAAACGGTCGAGTCGCCGCTCCCCACGTTCGTCGTGACCGACCCCGAGTACGAACCCTCGTACCGGCGCGCAGAACACAGACTCAGACACAAGCAACTCAAGTCCGAGACCGACGAGCGCGTCGATAACTACGAAGACCACCTCACGACGTGGAGTGCCGAGGAACTGGACTTAGACCCCGACTTCATCGGCCTCGACGGGTCGCCGACCATCGTCTCCTCAGTAGACCCGATTCCGAAGGCACCCGCCGAGCGCGAGGCCACTATGGTCGAACCGACAGACGAGGAAGGAATGAGCGAAGTGCTAGAGGAGATGACACCACTCGCAGGGGGTGATTGA
- a CDS encoding polymer-forming cytoskeletal protein translates to MPLRSDPLDELAIPDGTTVEEHDLVTDGDVFVGGQSTVEFGVRGHNVVAGERVQFGGHIEAEADCRLDMWCDVDGEVLVGRDAYLGERVHIAGQLLVSGDLDIGDDVDIERGFEANGWIVIRNPMPTIVFLFVYLSQLLRIGEEEAAEEAISELIESDADADPVVIPRNGHVSDDSWRVSTPATIGDDCRLHGNIRAETIDVGKRNDVFGSLRGRGDIAVAEDTVIYGDVTTRSGTVTLADGVQVRGDVSCENLEFHEGATVEGTMRAGGEMTMVQAGARKQIAADGDGGRKEGKSEERASEDVGQETSDDAESNAGDDAEDETSDPVEVDADDADEETEPTDDADKVETVDEEDGDDVESVDDPESPNDEVEIEIVSPDENSDDDADTDTEAEVKAEE, encoded by the coding sequence GTGCCGCTTCGCTCTGACCCGCTCGACGAACTCGCGATTCCCGATGGAACGACCGTCGAAGAACACGACTTAGTGACCGACGGCGACGTGTTCGTCGGCGGTCAGAGTACCGTAGAGTTCGGCGTGCGCGGTCACAACGTCGTCGCGGGCGAGCGCGTGCAGTTCGGCGGCCACATCGAGGCCGAGGCCGACTGCCGCCTCGACATGTGGTGCGACGTAGACGGCGAGGTACTCGTCGGTCGCGACGCCTACCTCGGCGAACGCGTCCACATCGCTGGCCAGTTGCTGGTCAGCGGCGACCTCGACATCGGCGACGACGTAGACATAGAGAGAGGATTCGAAGCGAACGGTTGGATCGTCATCCGGAACCCGATGCCGACCATCGTCTTCCTGTTCGTCTACCTCTCACAACTGCTCCGCATCGGCGAGGAGGAAGCCGCCGAAGAGGCAATTTCGGAACTCATCGAGAGCGACGCCGACGCGGACCCGGTCGTCATTCCGCGAAACGGCCACGTCAGCGACGACTCGTGGCGCGTCTCGACGCCCGCGACCATCGGCGACGACTGCCGTCTCCACGGCAACATCCGCGCCGAGACCATCGACGTGGGCAAGCGCAACGACGTGTTCGGAAGTCTGCGGGGCCGCGGCGACATTGCCGTCGCCGAGGACACCGTCATCTACGGCGACGTGACGACCCGCAGCGGAACCGTCACGCTCGCCGACGGCGTGCAAGTCCGTGGCGACGTCTCTTGTGAGAATTTAGAGTTCCACGAAGGCGCGACCGTCGAAGGGACCATGCGCGCCGGTGGCGAGATGACGATGGTACAGGCGGGCGCGCGCAAGCAAATCGCGGCCGACGGCGACGGTGGCCGCAAGGAAGGCAAGTCCGAAGAGCGCGCGAGCGAAGACGTTGGACAAGAGACGAGCGACGACGCGGAGAGTAACGCTGGCGACGACGCGGAAGACGAGACGAGCGACCCCGTCGAAGTCGATGCGGACGACGCCGACGAGGAGACGGAACCGACCGACGATGCAGACAAAGTCGAGACGGTGGACGAGGAGGACGGCGACGATGTGGAGTCGGTGGACGACCCCGAATCGCCGAACGACGAAGTCGAAATCGAAATCGTCTCTCCCGACGAGAATTCGGACGACGACGCTGACACCGACACCGAGGCGGAAGTCAAAGCAGAAGAGTAG
- a CDS encoding DUF5800 family protein: MTTLAFDETGVDVVYQGTEFRLSKDLIEDATEKSYMDVTDHEVLRIVEKNPDLQGQARRIGDIIA; encoded by the coding sequence ATGACGACGCTCGCCTTCGACGAGACCGGTGTGGACGTAGTGTATCAGGGGACCGAGTTTCGTCTCTCGAAAGACCTCATCGAAGACGCGACCGAGAAGTCCTACATGGACGTGACCGACCACGAGGTGCTTCGCATCGTGGAGAAGAATCCCGACTTGCAGGGGCAAGCGCGGCGCATCGGCGACATCATCGCGTAA
- a CDS encoding lamin tail domain-containing protein, whose product MADNPWTTRTTTDHETIQKWAESRDAAPAHVEGTGGGDDPGVLRLDFLEPEEDEGLGEISWDDFFEKFESADLAFRFQDEKKSGEQSYFHRFVSRDVMPGRTKTTTDHETIRKWAERRDATPAHVLGTGDDEDVGVLRLDFPEEEPDANLEEISWDDFFEKFNRENLAFRYQDQKKSGEESYFHRFVQREETGVAEVVEEEVSIVAVGTVPMEEVVPEATSELAADEMRMEAERGLAVGLVVDEIHEDAFGYDHWNRNDEYLVFRNDGDEPLDLGGWTVRNEDDHAYEFHEGFVLEPKRAVTLHTGEGKDTDENVYWNSTRAIWKNTGDVLTVEDDEGRQVIHESY is encoded by the coding sequence ATGGCAGACAACCCGTGGACGACGAGAACGACGACCGACCACGAAACGATACAGAAGTGGGCCGAAAGCCGCGACGCGGCCCCGGCACACGTCGAGGGAACCGGCGGCGGCGACGACCCCGGCGTGTTGCGACTCGACTTCCTCGAACCCGAAGAAGACGAAGGACTCGGCGAGATTTCCTGGGACGACTTCTTCGAGAAGTTCGAGTCGGCCGACCTCGCGTTCCGCTTCCAAGACGAAAAGAAGAGCGGTGAACAGAGCTATTTCCACCGATTCGTCAGTCGAGACGTGATGCCCGGTCGGACCAAGACGACGACCGACCACGAGACGATTCGCAAGTGGGCCGAGCGCCGAGACGCGACGCCCGCGCACGTCCTCGGTACCGGTGACGACGAAGACGTGGGCGTTCTCAGACTCGACTTCCCGGAAGAAGAGCCAGACGCCAACCTCGAAGAAATCTCGTGGGACGACTTCTTCGAGAAGTTCAACCGCGAGAACTTGGCGTTCAGGTATCAAGACCAGAAGAAGAGCGGCGAGGAGAGCTACTTCCACCGGTTCGTCCAGCGCGAGGAGACCGGCGTCGCGGAAGTCGTTGAGGAAGAGGTGTCGATAGTCGCCGTCGGAACTGTACCGATGGAAGAGGTCGTCCCGGAAGCAACCTCCGAGTTAGCCGCAGACGAGATGCGGATGGAAGCAGAGCGAGGGCTGGCCGTCGGCCTCGTCGTGGACGAGATTCACGAAGACGCGTTCGGCTACGACCACTGGAACCGCAACGACGAGTATCTCGTGTTCCGAAACGACGGCGACGAACCGCTCGACCTCGGCGGGTGGACGGTCAGGAACGAAGACGACCACGCCTACGAGTTCCACGAGGGATTCGTCCTCGAACCGAAGCGCGCGGTGACCCTCCACACAGGTGAGGGGAAAGACACCGACGAGAACGTCTACTGGAACTCCACGCGCGCCATCTGGAAGAACACCGGCGACGTGCTGACGGTGGAAGACGACGAAGGACGACAGGTCATCCACGAGTCGTACTGA
- a CDS encoding HAD family hydrolase yields the protein MSDTYDAVVYDAIVYDLDGTLVQLAVDWKAAAERIKPILRDYGADAEADDALDLLPVAEDLGVADEIEPHLAAAEREGARDSERLPLLDEFVDQPLPVGICSLNCEAACREVLDTHDISKDVAIIVGRDSVSERKPHPEPLLTAVEELGTAPERTLFVGDSDSDELTARRAGTAFRRVEKR from the coding sequence ATGTCCGATACGTACGACGCCGTCGTGTACGACGCCATCGTGTACGACCTCGACGGAACGCTGGTCCAACTCGCCGTCGATTGGAAAGCGGCCGCCGAACGAATCAAGCCGATACTTCGAGACTACGGAGCCGACGCCGAGGCGGACGACGCACTCGATTTGCTCCCCGTCGCAGAGGACCTCGGTGTCGCCGACGAAATCGAGCCACATCTCGCAGCGGCGGAGCGAGAGGGAGCGCGCGACTCGGAGCGACTGCCGTTGCTGGACGAGTTCGTAGACCAGCCCCTTCCAGTCGGCATCTGCTCGCTCAACTGCGAAGCGGCGTGTCGAGAAGTACTCGACACACACGATATCTCGAAAGACGTGGCAATTATCGTCGGCCGCGATTCAGTCAGTGAGCGAAAACCGCATCCAGAACCACTGCTCACAGCCGTCGAGGAGTTAGGCACTGCTCCGGAGCGAACGCTATTCGTCGGCGATTCGGACAGCGACGAACTGACCGCTCGGCGAGCGGGAACAGCGTTTCGACGGGTCGAAAAACGGTAG
- the pan1 gene encoding proteasome-activating nucleotidase Pan1, which translates to MTDTVDDVDLPYDEENASQNDKIDALQERLEVLESQNEEMRDKLLDANAENNKYQQKLERLTHENKKLKQSPLFVATVQEMTDEGVIIKQHGNNQEAVTEVTDEMREDLEPDARVAVNNSLSIVKTLENETDVRARVMQVEESPEVSYEDIGGLEEQMNEVRETVEMPLESPEMFDTVGIEPPSGVLLYGPPGTGKTMLAKAVANQTDATFIKMAGSELVHKFIGEGAKLVRDLFEVARQHEPAVLFIDEIDAIASKRTDSKTSGDAEVQRTMMQLLSEMDGFEDRGEIRIIAATNRFDMLDRAILRPGRFDRLIEVPKPNLEGREKIFKIHTRGMNVSDDVDFEKLAREAEDASGADIKAICTEAGMFAIRDDRTEITMEDFEEAKAKTEAEEEDEDISKTFA; encoded by the coding sequence ATGACCGATACTGTGGATGACGTTGACCTCCCATACGACGAGGAGAACGCGTCCCAGAACGACAAGATAGACGCGTTGCAGGAGCGTTTGGAGGTCTTGGAGTCGCAGAACGAGGAGATGCGCGACAAGCTCCTCGACGCGAACGCGGAAAACAACAAGTACCAACAGAAGCTAGAGCGACTGACTCACGAGAACAAGAAGCTCAAGCAGTCTCCGCTGTTCGTCGCTACCGTCCAAGAGATGACTGACGAGGGCGTCATCATCAAACAACACGGCAACAACCAAGAGGCGGTCACGGAAGTGACCGACGAGATGCGCGAGGACCTCGAACCCGACGCGCGCGTCGCCGTGAACAACTCTCTCTCTATCGTGAAGACGCTCGAAAACGAGACCGACGTGCGTGCCCGCGTCATGCAGGTCGAGGAAAGCCCCGAAGTCTCCTACGAGGACATCGGCGGCCTCGAAGAGCAGATGAACGAAGTGCGCGAGACCGTCGAGATGCCGCTGGAGAGTCCCGAGATGTTCGACACCGTGGGCATCGAACCGCCGAGCGGCGTCCTGCTCTACGGCCCGCCGGGCACGGGCAAGACGATGCTGGCGAAAGCTGTCGCCAACCAGACCGACGCGACCTTCATCAAGATGGCTGGCTCGGAACTGGTCCACAAGTTCATCGGCGAGGGCGCGAAACTCGTCCGCGACCTCTTCGAGGTCGCTCGTCAGCACGAACCCGCCGTGCTGTTCATCGACGAAATCGACGCAATTGCGTCGAAGCGTACCGACTCGAAGACCTCCGGCGACGCGGAGGTCCAGCGGACGATGATGCAACTACTGTCGGAGATGGACGGCTTCGAGGACCGCGGCGAGATTCGGATCATCGCGGCGACCAACCGCTTCGACATGCTCGACCGCGCGATTCTGCGTCCGGGTCGCTTCGACCGACTCATCGAAGTGCCCAAGCCGAACCTCGAAGGCCGCGAGAAAATCTTCAAGATTCACACCCGTGGCATGAACGTCTCCGACGACGTTGACTTCGAGAAACTGGCCCGCGAGGCCGAAGACGCCTCCGGTGCGGACATCAAGGCAATCTGCACGGAAGCAGGGATGTTCGCCATCCGCGACGACCGCACGGAGATTACGATGGAGGACTTCGAGGAAGCGAAGGCCAAGACCGAGGCCGAAGAAGAAGACGAAGACATCTCCAAGACGTTCGCCTAA
- a CDS encoding MarR family transcriptional regulator, with the protein MSTSESVQTEERRLTGEQVTDSIRELPPSAKLVAKVLEYNETLTQSQIADETLLPDRTVRYALNRLDEEGVVDSRFSFSDARKRLYTLDLE; encoded by the coding sequence ATGAGCACGTCAGAGTCAGTACAGACCGAGGAGCGCAGACTAACGGGCGAACAAGTAACCGATTCGATTCGAGAACTACCACCGAGCGCGAAGTTGGTCGCCAAGGTGCTCGAATACAACGAGACGTTGACCCAGAGCCAGATTGCCGACGAGACGCTCCTCCCCGACCGCACGGTCCGCTACGCGCTCAACCGACTCGACGAGGAGGGTGTCGTGGACTCCCGATTCTCCTTCTCCGACGCGCGCAAGCGACTGTACACCCTCGACCTCGAATAA
- the mre11 gene encoding DNA double-strand break repair protein Mre11 yields the protein MTRVIHTGDTHIGYQQYHSPERRADFLDAFEQVIDDAIADDVDAVVHAGDLFHDRRPGLADLHGTIEILRKLRDADIPFLAIVGNHEGTRGRQWLDLLEMLGLATRLGDDPTVVGDTAFYGLDHVPKSKRDDLDYQFTVHDQPHAALVGHGLFDPLTRGEWDAEEVLTESNLDFDAFLLGDEHKPGKQEIAETWVTYCGSTERASTAEVEDRGYNIVEFDGEVSIARRGLPVTRDFEFLSVELGETEGIERVRETIREYDLEDAVAVVEIDGDGTDVTPARVEEFALDEGALLVRVKDRREQTETDGEVEVSFADPDDAVRERVRDLGLSEAARDIDETVRESKLADANVRESVEKRVGALIDEDDVSAFESAPEDASGDTEETESAQAADSADATDSDAAVESTEPTDPTEATADGGSESPEPTSDETDTRESDTPQGEEQQTDDPKPNDKRTDDQQTNDQQIDGQSSMEEYL from the coding sequence ATGACACGGGTGATACATACGGGGGACACCCACATCGGGTACCAGCAGTACCACTCCCCCGAGCGACGAGCGGACTTTCTCGACGCGTTCGAGCAGGTAATCGACGACGCGATAGCGGACGACGTAGACGCCGTCGTCCACGCAGGCGACCTGTTTCACGACCGTCGTCCCGGTCTCGCCGACCTCCACGGAACAATCGAGATACTGCGCAAACTGAGGGACGCCGACATCCCGTTTCTCGCTATCGTCGGCAACCACGAGGGGACGCGCGGCCGTCAATGGCTCGACCTCTTGGAGATGCTGGGTCTCGCCACGCGACTCGGCGACGACCCCACCGTCGTCGGCGACACCGCCTTCTACGGACTCGACCACGTTCCCAAGTCGAAGCGCGACGACCTCGACTACCAGTTCACAGTCCACGACCAACCGCACGCCGCGCTCGTCGGACACGGACTGTTCGACCCGCTAACGCGCGGCGAGTGGGACGCGGAGGAGGTGCTGACGGAATCGAACCTCGATTTCGACGCGTTCCTCCTCGGCGACGAACACAAGCCCGGTAAACAAGAAATCGCCGAGACGTGGGTCACCTACTGCGGTTCGACCGAGCGTGCCAGTACCGCGGAAGTCGAAGACCGCGGCTACAACATCGTGGAGTTCGACGGCGAGGTGTCCATCGCCCGCCGTGGACTCCCAGTCACTCGTGACTTCGAGTTCCTCTCTGTCGAACTCGGAGAGACAGAGGGAATCGAACGCGTGCGCGAAACGATTCGAGAATACGACCTCGAAGACGCCGTCGCAGTCGTGGAAATCGACGGCGACGGGACGGACGTAACCCCCGCCCGCGTCGAGGAGTTCGCGCTGGACGAAGGCGCGCTCCTCGTCCGGGTCAAGGACCGCCGCGAGCAGACAGAGACCGACGGCGAAGTCGAGGTGTCGTTCGCCGACCCCGACGATGCCGTGCGCGAACGAGTCAGGGACCTCGGCCTGAGCGAGGCGGCCCGCGACATCGACGAGACGGTACGAGAAAGCAAACTCGCGGACGCGAACGTCCGCGAGTCCGTCGAAAAGCGCGTCGGCGCGCTGATAGACGAAGACGACGTCAGCGCGTTCGAGAGCGCACCGGAGGACGCGAGTGGGGACACCGAGGAGACCGAATCGGCACAAGCGGCCGATTCGGCCGACGCGACAGACTCGGATGCGGCCGTCGAATCGACCGAACCCACGGACCCAACCGAAGCGACTGCCGACGGCGGTTCGGAGTCGCCCGAACCCACGAGCGACGAGACCGACACGCGGGAGTCCGATACTCCGCAAGGCGAGGAACAGCAGACCGACGACCCGAAACCCAACGACAAGCGAACTGACGACCAACAAACCAACGACCAACAAATCGACGGTCAGTCCTCGATGGAGGAGTACCTATGA